ACGATCCGGTCGGTCGCCCCGTCGAGCGTCTTGAACTCGCGGTGTAGTCCCTGCCGCCTCAACGTCTCCAATTCTTTGGCAATGAAATCCATGTGCCCTCTATTGCCCACATAAGCGTCTCGTCGCCAACTTGACGCTCAGACAGACACTCAAGCCGTCCCAATAACAGGTATTGCCGCCGGCTTCAGCCGGTGGCAATACCTATTCCTGTTGATAACACCGACCCAAGACCACGGCGCCGATGTGACCGCCGAAGCCGTAGTTTAGCACGAGCGCGTGCCGGATTGGGTGCGCAACCGCGACGTTCGGCGTGTAATCGAGGTCGCACGCCGGGTCGGGCTCATCGAGATTGATGGTCGGGGGCGCCACGCCGCGCCGCATCGCCTCGATGGTCACGATCAGCTCGACGCTGCCCGACGCGCTGAGCAAGTGGCCCGTCACCGGCTTGGTCGAGCAGACCTTCACGCGGTCGGCCCACGCGCCGAGCGCGGCGCGGAGGCCGCGTGTCTCCACCAGGTCATTGAGGCGTGTCGCCGTGCCGTGCGCGTTGATATGGTCCACCTCGTCGGGCGCGATCCCCGCTCGCGCAAGCGCCGCGCGGATCGCACCTGCAATCCCGCCGCCGCTCGCCTCGAGGTTGATCTGATGATGGGCGTCGTTGACGACGGCGCACCCGGCGATCTCGGCGAGCACCGCCGCACCCCGCGCTTTCGCCGAGGCCCGCGTTTCGACGAGCACGACACCAGCGCCCTCGCCGATGAGGAAACCCGCGCGACCGCGCGCGAACGGCCGGACAGCGCCCGCCGCCTCCGGCGCGCTCGACGCGAGCACGCCCATGCGCTCGAACGCCGCCACAAGCAGCGGGGTGAGCGACGCTTCGGCGCTCCCGGCAAGAGCCCCCGAGGCCCGCCCTTCGCGTACGGCGCGCGCCGCCATCGCCAGACAATCGAGACCGGTCGAGCACGCCCCGACAAACGCCAGCCGCGGCCCGCCGCACCCGAAACGCGCAGCAACGGCATCGCCCGGCGCGGACGGCAGCGCACGCGGAATGAAGTCGGAGGGAACGGCGGCGGGACCAGACCTGAGAACCCCACGATGGACGCGCTCGACAAGCCGCATGTCCGGCTTGCCGCTCGAGACGTACACGCCGAGCGCCTGCGACACATCATCCGGCACATCCCGCAGGCATTCCTCGGCCGCACAGAGGGCAAGCGCCGTCGTCTGCGTCTCCTCGGGGAAGAGATTCATGGCCCCGGGATCCGTCACGCCGCCGCCGACATGGCGCGCATCGTCGAGCTTGACCGTCGAGAGCGCCGACCTGCCGGAGAAGACCGCCTCGGCCAGCGGGCCGACACCCATACCGCACGGCGTCACCGCGCCGCAGGCCGTGATCACCGCGCGCTCGTCGTCGGGTCGGACCGAGTACCGCATCAGAGTCGGGCCGGACGGCTGTCCAGGTTGAATACCTGCGCCGAGACGTGACGCATGGCGGCCAGCCCCACGACAAACGCGCACACCTCGTCGAAGTCCGATGCCCGCCCGAGCACGTTGCCGGCGACGGCGCGCGCGACGTCCCGCTCCTTGAGGCCGGCCGTCATCGGCGTGCGCAGGAAGCCGGGCAGCACGACGTTGCAGCGGATGCCCTTGCGGCCAACCTCGTGCGCGGCGCTCAGCGTGAGCCCGACAAGGCCCGCCTTCGACGCGCTGTAGGCGGCGCCGCCATACAGCCCGTGCGCGCCCCAGTACGAGCCGATCGTGATGATGTGGCCGTCGTGGCGCGGCAGCATGCGCACGATGGCCGCGCGCACGCAGTGGAACGCCCCAGTAAGGTTCACCTCGATCTGCTCGTCGAACGCCTCGGGCGCAACGGTCGCCACAAGCCCGGGCGGCGAGATCGCCGCCGTGTGCACGAGCACGTCGAGCCCGCCGAGGGCTTCGTCGAACCGGGCGAACGCCGCATCCACGGCTGCCGCATCGCGTACGTCACAGCACGCCGTGGCTGCCTGCGGCGGTTCGAGCGACGCGGCGAGCTCGTGGAGCGCCTCCGGCGTAGAGTGGCCCATCAAACCGAGCGCCCAGCCGGCCCGCGCAAACGCCGCAGCAAGCTCGCGGCCGAGGCCGCCCGCGGCGCCGGTGATGACGACCGAACCCATCTTACGCGGACCCCCGCGGCGCGACATGACGCCGCACGCCCAGCCCGAGCGCCGCGACCATCGCCAGGTCTTCCTCGGGTCGGTGGCCCGGCCTCGTGAGGTAGTTGCCGGTCATCGCGGCGTCGGCGCCGGCGGCATACATCTCCGCTTGCCGGGCGCCGAGCACCGCGTCACGCCCGCCGCAGACGCGGATCGTCGTGCGCGGGAGAATGAAGCGGTAGACGGCAATGATGCGCAGCGCCTCGTCCGCTGTGAGCATGGCTTGCCTCTCCAGAGGCGTGCCGGCGATGGGCATGAGGAAGTTGAGCGGCGCCGAGACGACGCCCAGCTCGCGCAACGTCATCGCCATATCCACGCGGTCGGCCCACGTCTCGCCCAGCCCGAAGATGCCGCCCGAGCATACCTCGAGACCCGCGGCCTTGGCCGTCTCGAGCGTGTCGAGCTTCGTCGCGTGGCGCTGGGTCGTACAGATCTCGGGATAGAAGCCCTCGGAAGTCTCAACGTTGTGATGGTAACGCACCAGCCCGGCAGCCCGCAGCCGGCGCGCCCGCTCGGACGTCAACGCGCCAAGCGACGCGCAGACGCCGACAACACCGAGCGCGATGAGCGCGCGCACCGCCTCGATAAGGCGATCGAAGTCCGCCTCGTCCAGCGCCACGCCGCTGGTGACGATCCCGAAGCGCGATGCGCCTGACGCCGCCGCCGCGCGTGCCGCCTCGACGAGGTGCGCCGTGTCCATCAGCTCGTAGACGGGCGTGTCCGTCGAGTAGTGGACCGACTGCGCGCAGAACGTGCAGTCGTTCGGGCAGAAGCCCGACTTAGCGTTGACGATCGCGCAGAACTCGACCGTGCGGCCGCCGAAGCGCTCGACAAGCCGCGCCGCACCGGCCGTGAGGTCATCGAGCGACGTCTCGTCCGACGCGAGCCGCAGCGCCTCGCCGCACGTCGTCTCGTGTCCGCCGGCCACCTGCCCGGCCAGCGCCAGCACCTCGTCTCGGTCCATCCTGCTCCTGGTGGGATTGGGGGGTGAAGAGATTGTTCAGCAGTCTACCAGACACCCTGAACAATAGGAAGGATGGATCGAGCTGATCGTCGCGCGCCCCTCGGCCTCAGACTCCTACGGGTACTCGGGGGGGCGGATGCGACGCAGGCCGCGGCCGCTCAGCTTCCACTCGCCGTCGACCTGGGCAAAGAAGGCCTCGAACAGCTTCCACTTCTTGCCGGGCCCGCCTTGGGTCTTGAACTGCACGACGTGCTGGCCGTCGCGCTCCTCGACGCCGAGGATCTCGTAATCGAGGTCCGCAAACTCGTTGAGCTCGGCGTCACCGACCTTGGCCTTGGCTTTCTCGACCAAGCCCTTGAAGTACTGGAACGAGAACGTGCGGCGCATCGGCTCGGGGAACTGCATGTAGACCCCGTACAGGTCGGTGTGCGCCAGGAAGGTGTCCACATCACCCGACTTGAGCGCCTCGATCATCACCCGCGCCGTCTCCTCGACCGACAGCATGGCCGGCTCCGGCCCCTCGGCGTCCGGATCCGGGTGTCCGCAGCCGCCCAGCCCGACGGCCAGCACGGCGAACAGCAGGGCTGTTCTCGGCAATCTCAGCAGCAAGCATTCTCTCATGATGTCTGGTCTGGCTCCTTCATCCGATACTGACGGTCACCGCGTCGTACTATTCTACACCCCCGTTCGGCCGGACAGGAAACCCCGAACCTTCATGCGGACCATAGCATGCTTACCGCGAATGACAAGAGATGCGCCCAATGCGCTGTTCCCTTCGCGCTGGCTCGCGAGGCCAGAGCTGCACTCGCCAAGGAACGTGGTCTGCGGGCATCCCGGGTGTGGCCACCGGCCTTCGGGAAGAAGGCGGGCGTCCGGTGAAGGACGCCCGTCGGTGACTCGCACGTTCCGCGTAGAAGGCAGCATCCGGAGATTGCCCCGGCAGCTACTCCTCCGTCATCATCGTGAAGAAGCCTTCGCCCGTGATCTTCCACTTGCCGTCAATCTTCTTGAAGGGGATCTCGCTCTCATCCCACTCGGCGTCGGGACCTTCCTTGATGCTGATCTTGAGGAAGGTAATATCGCCCTCTGTGCGCGAGGTGCCGAACTTGTAGTCGAAGCCCTCCGGTGGGCCGCCGGCTTGGCGCATGCCTTCCCGCATCTGCTCCACCATCTCTTCGTAGGTACCTGCGCGCTGATCCTCGGGGAGCTTGTCGTAGACGCCCTTAAGGTCCACGCCGGCCAGGAAGCCGTCCGGATTGCCTTTCTTGAAGGCTTCGAGCATGGCCTTGGCCGCCGCCTGCGGCGAGTCGGCCGCCACGGCTGTGTCGGCCGTGGCCGGTGTCTCGCCGTTGCCTTTCGCATCGCCGCCAGCCGGCTTGTCGCCATCATCGCTCTTGCCGCAGCCGAGGCAGAACCCCACCGCAACGACGATCAGAAGCACCCACAGATTCCTCATGACCCCTCTCCCGTTGCTTTGATGAACTCCGAACACCCAAGCGCTGTCCGCGCAGCGCAACTGCGCAACCCTATCGCCACCCGGCACGAAAAGGCAACACGAGATTCCTCCGCGTCAGATCCTTCAGCCCTCGGCGACACACAGCGGCGGACGACCCATCTCGGATCGTCCGCCGTGATAGAACGCTGTGGAAGCCGCGTTACTGGAGATTCATCATCTCGTCGAACGGCATCATCCACTTGCCGTCGACCTTCTTGAGCGTGACCGTCTGCTTCTTCCAGTCCTTGTCGTCTTCCTTGATCTCGACAGTGACCGTCGCCGTGTCACCCTCTTCCTTCACCTCGAGGTTCTTGTAGTCGAATTTCTGGGGATTGTCCTTTGCTTCCTTCTTCGCCTGTTCGATGAACTCCTTCTTCCAGTCCTCGAACTTGGGAACCTCTTGTTGGGCCGCCTTAAGAGTCTCGGTAATCTTGTCGTACATGGTCTTGAGGTCCATGTAGTTCATGGCAGCCTCGACATCATTGGCCTTGATGGCATCGAGCATCCTCGTTGCCGTGCTCTCGGCGTTCCCGCCGCCGCCGCAGGTGCAGCCCATGGTTACGGCGAACATCACCAGCACCAATCCAACACAAATCCTACTCATGACCCTCGTACTCCTTTCCGTGGTTCGTAGCTTCTCCGCGTGTCCGACGGTCTATGTCCCCTGTCTCAGCAAGTTGGGTGTCAGGACGACGCGCCAAGTGCGGCCCACCTTGGTGGTGGTGAAGACGACCTCGGTGGGGTTGGGGTCGCCCATCGAGATCGTGGCCGTCACCGTGGCCCGGTCGTCGGTCTTCTCGGTAATCTTCGTCTTGGTCACCTTGAGGTAAAGCAGCTTGGTCCGCGACCGCTCCTCGCCCTCGCGGCCGATGCCGTAGTCGGTGATCCTCTCGGCGACCTTCGTGAGCAGTTCCTTGCGGTTCTCGCCCAGGGGCCGACGGAGGGCTTGCTCGCTAGCCTCCCAGTCGACGATTCTCTCCATCTTGTCCCAATTGAGGCTCTTGATAGCGCCCACGAAGCGCTTGGTCACGTTCGAGGGGCTGTTGAGCAGGCAGCCGCTCAGGCCGCAAGCCGCGGCCAACAGCAAGGCGCCTATCCGGATCGTGCGTACCATGGTGTGCCCACCTACTCCGTTTCGACCACAGCGGCGACCCCTGTCAGAGCAGAATCGTGAGCCACCGCCCCCGTGCTGTCAAGTGCCTGCTGCATCTGGCGGATGCTGTTTTCGACAGCCCCCATATGGCTCAGCACCGCGTCACGCGCGCGCCGGCCCATCTCGTCGGCCCGTCTTGGGTCGGCGAGCAGATCGAGGATCGCCTGGCGCAGCTCGTCGGGGCTGTGGACGACCATGCCGCCGCCCGCCTTGACCAGCAGCCCGGCGGCCTCCTCGAAGTTGTCCATGTACGGCCCGAAGATGATCGGCTTGGCGAACACGGCCGGCTCGATCGGGTTGTGGCCG
This is a stretch of genomic DNA from Verrucomicrobiota bacterium. It encodes these proteins:
- the bioB gene encoding biotin synthase BioB, coding for MDRDEVLALAGQVAGGHETTCGEALRLASDETSLDDLTAGAARLVERFGGRTVEFCAIVNAKSGFCPNDCTFCAQSVHYSTDTPVYELMDTAHLVEAARAAAASGASRFGIVTSGVALDEADFDRLIEAVRALIALGVVGVCASLGALTSERARRLRAAGLVRYHHNVETSEGFYPEICTTQRHATKLDTLETAKAAGLEVCSGGIFGLGETWADRVDMAMTLRELGVVSAPLNFLMPIAGTPLERQAMLTADEALRIIAVYRFILPRTTIRVCGGRDAVLGARQAEMYAAGADAAMTGNYLTRPGHRPEEDLAMVAALGLGVRRHVAPRGSA
- a CDS encoding beta-ketoacyl-[acyl-carrier-protein] synthase family protein — its product is MRYSVRPDDERAVITACGAVTPCGMGVGPLAEAVFSGRSALSTVKLDDARHVGGGVTDPGAMNLFPEETQTTALALCAAEECLRDVPDDVSQALGVYVSSGKPDMRLVERVHRGVLRSGPAAVPSDFIPRALPSAPGDAVAARFGCGGPRLAFVGACSTGLDCLAMAARAVREGRASGALAGSAEASLTPLLVAAFERMGVLASSAPEAAGAVRPFARGRAGFLIGEGAGVVLVETRASAKARGAAVLAEIAGCAVVNDAHHQINLEASGGGIAGAIRAALARAGIAPDEVDHINAHGTATRLNDLVETRGLRAALGAWADRVKVCSTKPVTGHLLSASGSVELIVTIEAMRRGVAPPTINLDEPDPACDLDYTPNVAVAHPIRHALVLNYGFGGHIGAVVLGRCYQQE
- a CDS encoding DUF4878 domain-containing protein — its product is MSRICVGLVLVMFAVTMGCTCGGGGNAESTATRMLDAIKANDVEAAMNYMDLKTMYDKITETLKAAQQEVPKFEDWKKEFIEQAKKEAKDNPQKFDYKNLEVKEEGDTATVTVEIKEDDKDWKKQTVTLKKVDGKWMMPFDEMMNLQ
- a CDS encoding SDR family oxidoreductase, whose protein sequence is MGSVVITGAAGGLGRELAAAFARAGWALGLMGHSTPEALHELAASLEPPQAATACCDVRDAAAVDAAFARFDEALGGLDVLVHTAAISPPGLVATVAPEAFDEQIEVNLTGAFHCVRAAIVRMLPRHDGHIITIGSYWGAHGLYGGAAYSASKAGLVGLTLSAAHEVGRKGIRCNVVLPGFLRTPMTAGLKERDVARAVAGNVLGRASDFDEVCAFVVGLAAMRHVSAQVFNLDSRPARL